In the Bombus fervidus isolate BK054 chromosome 13, iyBomFerv1, whole genome shotgun sequence genome, GATTGAGTCGCAGGTCCGCAATCCTGTCCGATTGGTACTTCGGTACTTGGACAGGGGACCTGCATTTAATGtcctccgtaattctgttcgaactcgcgggggtggaccccactgttcagttggggccttgcctttgtaatcctgttcagcggtcccttcccgggttcaactgttcagttggagtgtgttaaattgcaggcccatttactggacactggtatcatcggtaagtgccatcgaccgtgataagatccaaacgacgtgacaggaatcgagcgaaggtcAATGCTTGCGCTTCCAGAATCTTTGAGTTATCTGGTGCACGGGGGTACGTCACGTAGGTTTGTtagttctttcgagagatcgcgATTACGTTCGCTCCGGGCGAGCCGCGGGTTTTCTTCATCGTCTGATTGTTGGGGCTCCTTTTCCATAGTAGccccatttcttttctttcgttccaagttagataaatgtatctttgatacggaatgttgccgatagggttgcaaattattgtacgatgtttgtaccgatcgatgtaatcgtgTGAGTGAGATAATGTTGCGTTGTGTGGGAGATAGATATTGCGTCGTGTAagctttgttttacgtttgtaaagattcgtgtaactgctgcgtaggagataggtgtttcgcggttaggctacgaaataactatctctttacgcaggcccatgatcgagtagagtcagaactcgacattcttgccaataggttgaatgtcgagaccgatgcataatgttaaataactcatgggcgggtctcgtgcgtagtcacctccccgtggtgagacctggtaattggtatcgttttccaaaaattgatcagttgattaatctttgAAAAACGTTGCCAAGCTAAGAACTGCGCACCAGTCCAGTTTGGGTCAGCAAGAGCcacgaaaagaattttggatgatctagactggactgcaacgtgggacgccgttggacaccgttggacaccgtgggacaccgttggacaccgtgggacaccgttggacaccgtgggacaccgttggtcaccgttggacgccgttggacgCCGTGCGACACCGTTGGACGCCGTgcgacaccgttggacaccgatGGACACCGTGcgacgacgtgggacgacgtgggacgacgtgggacgacgtgggacaccgttggacaccgttggacaccgttggacaccgttggacaccgttggacaccgttggacgcaGTTGGACGCCGTgcgacaccgttggacaccgatggacgccgtgggacgcagTAGGACACTGTGAGACAACGTGGGACGTCGTGGGACGGCGCGGGACGTCATGGGACGTCGTGGGACGTCGTGGGACGTcatgggacgacgtgggacggcGTGGGACGGCGTGGGACGGCGTGGGAGTTCGTGGGACACCgatggacgccgtgggacactgtgggacgccgtgggacactgtgggacgccgtgggacactgtgggacgccgtgggacactgtgggacgccgtgggacactGTAAGACAACGTGGGACGActtgggacgacgtgggacgacgtgggacgacgtgggacgacgtgggactacgtgggacgacgtgggacgacgtgggacgacgtgggacggcGTGGGACGgcgtgggacatcgtgggacaccgtgAGACTCCGTGGTACACCGTGGAATATCACAAGAACATCGTGGGATGCGTACGCCTtggttttaattatttataaagtcGATATACGTAGGtcatatcattttcttttctttttttacgtgGGGAGATaatgtcggactcttaccgactaaaaccgcACAGTGGCCTTCCTAATGTTTAACAGGAGTATCCCGGGACCTCTTTCGAATTGCTGCTGGAGCATTCCGCAGGGAGGACTTACTTATGTGAGTCTATAGAAGCACGTGGCAAACCCACGTTCCCGAAGCCAAGGAGGACCGCCGGGACAAGCGTCCCACCTGCTCCGGAACCATCCTGGAGAGACGGTAGGGCTTAGAAAGCGCCCCGTTCAACCTGAGACGAGTGACAGCCCCTGCAAGCTTAACTAATACAGGCAGCAAGGTACTGGGTACCTTGTGCGCTGGTTGGGTACCCCTATGGCCCTAGGGGTGCCCTGGTCCAGTATGGCGAAAAATAAATACCGAGGAATGTATCCGTTACCAAAGAGATACACTAGATGCTGCTGGAGCACTCCTACGTCTTCTCCCTCTCCAAGGGAGCCATTCCTGGTATCTAATTTGGGCGTCAGGAGAGGCCACATCTCCTAACGTCACCCCCTGGGCCGTCGTGCAAGTCCAAGGAAATCCCAGAATCTCCACGGCGTGACAACCCCTACGACGTACACCCACCGCCACTCTTTGGCGCGGGACTCTACAAGAGTGAaagttctctctctctctctctttctttctctctgacCGCTCCTTTGCGAGCATTATCGATAAACGTAGGCCAAGCTACGATTTATCGCATAATCTTTATAATGATGCGTGTAATAGTTTTGTGGCAGATAAATATCGTGTGGTGTATGCTTACTTTTAAGCTAATAAAGATCTATGTGATCTCTAAAATCGTTCTGTGAGAGATGGATGGTGTATGATGTGTACTTATTTTGAAGTTTTaggttaaaataattaattttaattcttagCTCAAACAACCAACATGGGATGCATACGTCTTACAATTTAATTGTGAAATAGTGCAAGCACATCGTGAGATAGGTGTGTTTTAGTTTTAGTTACATTTAAGATAAATATGTCTAGGCTAATAATAGGCTATAGTGGGGTAAAGTGGAACATCAATGTTTCTCTTAGATAGATTATCATGTGATACGAGACTGAACATGTCTCAGTTACATTTAagtcttaattttaatttctatcgcTAATTTTAAGCCTTTTAGATCTTAGTTTTAACGTGCGTCGTTGGTTTTAAACCTTACTTCTAAGTCTTAGTTTTtagatttgtaattatataaaagtaataatttcatagatttcaGTTTTAATTCGAACCAATACTGAATCGATAACGTCGCATGTGAcacgaaaaggaaaaggagtTCGATGGCCGACAAAATGTGTGACACAAAAATGCATTTAGTCTTATCACAGACTTATAGAAATGAAGTTTTTAATTGTTGACAAAGTAACTACATTTAGGCCTGTCTCGAatctatttttgtattaaaaatgactattattaaaaatgaaattgatcgCTGGTAAAATGTTACAGTGCCATCTATTAAGCATCATATGTACAATTATATAGTAATCTTATTTTCTACTGAGTCGGTAGGGTTAAAAATTACTCGAAAATGGTAACAGGGGCTTCAACACTTCCAATAGTGTTCTTTAATAGCAAATACGCGGTATAAAGTATGATGcttgtttatatttaatgaGTCTTATTACATGTACATATCAGTTCCAAGTCTTTTGCATTATTTCCCAGTTTAATAAGACGTAGGATCAGTGAAGTTACGTACGTTCAGTTCtatgatttttctatttaaagacCCCTCTTCGTTTTGATGAATCGATAATTACATTTTCCGATATGACACTCAAACGTGGGATTTTATTACGTGAATGATTCTGCTTGTCTAACAATTCAGTTAGAAACATTAAAATGCAAATCATAGTTTCTAGTGAAGCATTCTGACTGGCAAATTAGACAAATTTTGAGTGTCATAGTCTGAAATTCGTCATTGCGGATAGTGCAGGTATGAAAGTGATCCAATCTCTGCTTGAACTATTAAATTCTATCATGTTTTTCATTTCAGACTTACAAAAAGAATTCATAGCAATGTTTGAATGGGCATACGATGGTGTTAATGCTTCGATACCACGCAATGTGGGACCAGAATGTGCATATTACCTAAGTCCAAAGCGAAGAATCATTGAAACATTGATCATATCCATATTCATAATATCCTTCCTTGTTTGGGGCtataaacgaattaaattGCCAACTAAAGTATCATATGTAAATCATGATTGTGTTGGTAGAAgagtattattaattattatgtcATTAGTACTAGGAATGGAAATTGGTTTTAAGTTTACCAGCAGGAcagttgtatatatattaaatccTTGCCATGTAACCACAGCTGTACAGGTAAAATTAATAGAACCATTTGAATaagaaatgtatatatttcatttgtgCTTGTTTACAATTATTGCCTTTTTTGTAATATAGTTGTATTTACTGGCAGCAGATCCTAGTCCTACAGTCACAGCTATCTTCAGGATACATTTGAACTTTTTGAATGGACCAGTTTTAGCATATTTATTCCCAGAGACAGAATCTCGCAGAGTAAATTATCATGTTTCACTaggaaatgtataatttaatggTCCAAATTAACAGTGATATAATTCTTTCAGATATTTGCTGATAAAGCAATGTACTATATTCAGCATGGTTTAATGGTAGTGATACCGTATTACTTACTGAGGATCGGAGGTggttacaattaattttctcttattaatttgaaaatcatGTGACAAAATTCGTTATGTAACGCTATGCTAATTTTTGTGTTTAGGTGTGTATAATGTGGAACCTTTATCAGACATGAGCTGGTCCGTTTTCAGTTATGGAATAAATTTAGCTTATCATTTCTGGGTTATCCAAGCCATTGCTTTGGTGTGTGTTATTTCATATTAACACGTGTTCTGTATTTCAATCCATTCTAATGTTCCAACATTCCATTTTTTAGCCAATACAAGTGAACCTTAGTCATATGTTATGTGCAGCTATTCTTGATCCTTTTGAAGGTCAATATTATCGAGTATGGACGTTTATTCATCAAGGATTACTGTGTCCATTGTTATCCAAGTTATTCAGCTTTGCGTCGAATTTCTTATTAACGAAGTTTCCGCCAACTAGAGTAAAACCGACGCTTGATTGCGTACTTGCAAAAAACAATAAAGTGGATGATAATGAGAAAGTATATGAAGATGCAAATACTTCAGGAAATGGACATACTCACGTAAATTAGATCAATATTTCGTAATTCATAATTTCTGCTGCAATTCAGTGAGTACTTGATTTAGGAAAGTAGATAAGTTTATATGTCAATAATGAAATGAACACAAGGCATTTTGTGTTTGTCATTTGTGAATTCGTAATTGTACAGTCACTACCTGTAAAGATCGATGATCCTTTTCCCAAATAAACAAGTTTGTAGTTATTTTTTCGCACTGCATATGTGATTATGGTG is a window encoding:
- the LOC139993530 gene encoding transmembrane protein 164, with product MFEWAYDGVNASIPRNVGPECAYYLSPKRRIIETLIISIFIISFLVWGYKRIKLPTKVSYVNHDCVGRRVLLIIMSLVLGMEIGFKFTSRTVVYILNPCHVTTAVQLYLLAADPSPTVTAIFRIHLNFLNGPVLAYLFPETESRRIFADKAMYYIQHGLMVVIPYYLLRIGGVYNVEPLSDMSWSVFSYGINLAYHFWVIQAIALPIQVNLSHMLCAAILDPFEGQYYRVWTFIHQGLLCPLLSKLFSFASNFLLTKFPPTRVKPTLDCVLAKNNKVDDNEKVYEDANTSGNGHTHVN